The genomic interval TGATGGAGCTAAAGTGTTAAGTCTGACTGCAGAGAAGGCGCAGGAGGAGAATTCGAGCTTTTGCATAGGGCGAGGTAAAGGAAGTCCAAAAAGAGAAAGTAGGTCATGGAGTCGGTGGGAGTGCAGACACCAAGCGTGCATCGATGAGTCAGCGTGTTCCTGATGGGGAAGTTCTCACCTCAATGATGCTCACTTAATGTAATGACCACATTCTCATAAGCCTGCAATGCAAAGCCGCTGCTGTTGTAAAGGCTGAACATCCACCTCTTTTCCTGCCTTCCCctacttttcttttctaaccCAGTTGTCATGTTAATTGGTTCATTTAATTAAAGCCGCTCTGTCAGAGCCCTGAGGAGGAAACATTGTTGCTGCGCGGTTTCACCGATTCGGACACACATGGGCTGAAAGTAGGACGACCGCAGAACCGGTGGGAGGAGGACAGAGGAAGCGCTGACACTATAGATTAAGCTATTCCAGAGTTTAATGTTCCGAGTTTTTTCCACTGCGCTTCAGGAAATAGGGCTCTAAGTTTAAAACTAATCCTTTGTGAGTCATTGCCACAACAAGCTGGATTCTCTGGAtatcagaaactaaaaatatttttaaattttaagataGTTGCAGCCTGGCAGGCACCAAAATTAGTGTCAACAACCAGGAAACACCAAGTACGGCAGTCGGAAAGTTTGGAAAGTTAAAAAGTTCTCgcaaatatttattgatttgatttttatttgtatttattaccaCAGTTGAAAACAAGAATCACTTCTGgcagtttcttgttttacatatttctcaTGTTCAGTTTAgattaaaactttaattcagtgacaaaaccaacagttttaatcaatattaGACATTGTGTTGACACTGgaatgagaaaaatgtgacaGTATTTAGCTTTAGTTCAGGGTGGTTTTactgtttgtattttcaaagCTGTAACTAAAACAGAACTAAATGcactaatatttagtttgggcTTGAAATAGTTTCTAAACACTTTCTAAACACAAGTTATTTAATTGTATTACTAGGTGCCATTTAGTTTTGGCTCAGGCTAGCAGTAACTGCATTTTTATGGCTTTCACAGATTGTTTTTGAAAGTTATTCATTCAAGAAgctattatgcaaaataaaaaccaatctCACAAACATTGAGTTAAAGCTGAATATTTTGACACATTTCAATCCCCCCAAAATTGCTTGATTAgggaaaatatgacaaattaaagtttagCTTTAGTTAGCTATGACTACATTGTCACCAAGTGTAacataaaaatttgtttgaatgtTGTAAATTTATGCAATTAAAGTGATGGTTTTACTACTAAGgtatatttcaattaaatattcCAGTCACACTAAAATATAGAGAATTATTAGAGATATTTGAAAGCATTATAAGAAGCTCTAGTTAAAGTTACCATATCAGCTCAACATAGAGAAAGTTGATCTTTAGAAACTTGTGAgatatattttgaaattaaagaaaaggtttacattttttttattttagactaaTACTTTGTACTTCTTATAAAcctaaataataattttagaacTGTTAATAATTAGCCACGTTAGCAATAGTCAGGGCTAGTCATAGTGTGATGCATATTCAATAAGATTACATTTCTCTGCTCCTATCCCTCCATCACTGtgcttttttcctcctcccttttcctcctccagaCAAAATGTGCTTCAATCCCTTCTTCAATAACGAGGACATGCAGGAGATCACCAAGCACTTTGTGATTTGTCATGTTGACGCCCCAGGGCAACACGTTGGAGCTTCGCAGTTCCCACAAGGGTATGAAGcacttcatgttttaaaaagacaaatgtcaTTGTTGGACTGAGACATGTTCATCATTAAACACTTTAATTATCAAGTGTTTATGCCTGTAATTAAGCTCAGCATGATTAAGTTTCCAAAGACACCAAttctttacttgtttttaatataaatattattactaAACTATAATTTTAAGCATATCTCCTTTTCtgctaattattattatttttttacattactcTATCAGTGTAACTAATACTGGAATAAGGGTTTATATATAATCAAGAAAAAGGTAAAGATTACAGAGTCCTAAATTTTTATACCAGCAAATACATAATATGTaacattgttaaataaataGCTACAGACAATACATACTATATGTAATTAGAGAACAAAGGAgggcaaaaatgcaaaaattgttTAAGTCTGCCAAAAGAGTAAAGCCattgataaattatttattaatattattatttagcattttaaaatgtttgattatcTGTTGAAGGACATAATTTGTCTATATATGTAACTCTGCTGATATTTATTAGTATATTAGCAATgcattcagtttaaaatgactaaatgaaaGATAGGAGTGATAGATGGATATAAACACTAGTTTCTTATATGGTTTTAGTGAGTGACTGATTACCTGTCTGGTCagtaatttgaattaaaaagacaaactctGTCCTTTTCCTCAACAGGTACCAGTATCCCACCATGGACCAGCTGGCTGGGATGCTGCCCACTGTTGTGCAGCATTTTGGGTCGGTGTCATTtgcattaaaactgaatttgctTGTACATTTATGTATGTGTTTATATCCCATTCAGTGTCTGAGAAACCAAACATTGTTGGAAATAACTGCAAATGATTGTGAAAAACCAGTTGGAGCTTCAGTTGTCAGCTTTGTGCTTCattttacaacaacatttataaAGTATTAAACAAATGTAGCCATAAAGTAATGATTACATCcaataaggttttatttttaaaattgattcaGCTAAGATTTATATTTGCTTCCTATGTGTAcagctgttttttaaacaaatactcTGGGGGTAGATTCCATGTAATTTTTTgctgatattattattattattattattattattattattattattattattattattattattattattattatcagatTCAAGAGCATCGTTGGGATCGGAGTCGGAGCTGGAGCTTATATTCTGGCCAAATTTGCTGTGAGTTAAACTTTTATTCTATATCCTGCACCTCTTTGTGAATTATCAACTTCTTTATCAATATTTAAGTGTTTAGCGCTTTCCACTGCAACAGCTTCCAGTTAATGTTTAATAATGTCTCAACTTTAGGCACATTTCAACCAATTGCTGCATGTAAAAATGTCCccaaaaatgtagatttttcttttctatttggTTGACTTGACCTAAATTTTTGTAGCTACAACAACCACTGCAGGTAttttggaacaatttatcaaaataaatggaGAACCGTAAACAGTTACAGTACATCAATGTGGTATAAATTTAGTCACAGATTTTCCTGAAAAATACCAGAGCTAAAACCACATAGGCTGTTATTTCACATGTATACCTAAAATGATGTAAATGTAAGGAGCTGCACTTAAATGAGTTAATAAGTTGCTTTCTTTCCATTAAAGTAGTTGTTGTGCTTTATTCGTCTTTACTCAGCTGTTGTTCCCTGACATGGTGGAGGGCTTGGTTCTGCTCAACATCGACCCGAACGGCAAAGGATGGATTGACTGGGCTGCGTCAAAGGTGCCTCTTTTCAATCATATTTCTAATTCAAGTCTTCCTAAAGTCAGGTGGGATTTTTGTATTAAGCAGCTACCAGTAATAGAAACGTGTGTCGTTGTTGCATCTTTAGCTGTCAGGTCTGACCAGCACCATCCCAGACACTGTGCTGCCACATCTTTTCAGCCAGGTAagatcagacttttttttttttttcaccacgttaatatttctctctttttttttagaatcaggaaattaaaatcttgagttacaaaaccaaacagaatacagtaaataaatctttttgatCCACATTTGAATTTCCCCAAGTCATTCGTGCTTTGTGTGTGCGCAGGACGAAATGGTGAACAacacagaactggttcagagtTACCGACAACAGATAACAAACTCCATCAACCACCAAAACCTCCAGCTTTTCTGGAACTTGTACAACAGGTGCATGAGCAAACCAACAATCTTGTTCCAGTCTGAAAGGCAAAACCTTTACTTGACAGAGAGGCTCAAACTTGCACggttttcctcttttgtttgtttgtttcagtcgGAGGGACCTGGAGATGAACCGTGGTGGAACAACGATTAATGCCAAGACCTTGAAGTGAGTTTTTAGGAACTTATTTTCACTGTACAGTTTCATACATTCTTTATGATTTTGACCAAACCTGATAACAAAGTACCTCAGTTGGTTTTACGTGGTAAAAATTCatagttatatttgtttttattgattcataGTGATTATAACATGACTTTCCATGTACATAGAAAAAGAggagttttgtttctttattcaaaaaaaattgcaaagtcTTTGAGAGTAAAGTGTTCAGTTAAACCAAGAGAATTTGAAAGAATATCCTAAATGCTTACGGGTTTTCTGCAGATGTCCAGTGATGCTGGTTGTAGGAGACAACGCTCCTGCTGAAGAGGGAGTGGTGAGTCCTACAACATAATTCATGTTTAGGTATAACAACACAGCCAGTTAGTAATAACAAGATGAGACTTTATACAATCTggggcaaaagaaa from Xiphophorus maculatus strain JP 163 A chromosome 2, X_maculatus-5.0-male, whole genome shotgun sequence carries:
- the ndrg4 gene encoding protein NDRG4 isoform X6, with translation MPECWDGEHDVETPYGMLHVVIRGAPKGNRPAILTYHDVGLNHKMCFNPFFNNEDMQEITKHFVICHVDAPGQHVGASQFPQGYQYPTMDQLAGMLPTVVQHFGFKSIVGIGVGAGAYILAKFALLFPDMVEGLVLLNIDPNGKGWIDWAASKLSGLTSTIPDTVLPHLFSQDEMVNNTELVQSYRQQITNSINHQNLQLFWNLYNSRRDLEMNRGGTTINAKTLKCPVMLVVGDNAPAEEGVVECNSKLDPTNTTFLKMADSGGLPQLTQPGKLTEAFKYFLQGMGYMPSASMTRLARSRTASLTSAGSVEGSRSRACTNSDSGEGVGAVSQTMEVSC
- the ndrg4 gene encoding protein NDRG4 isoform X4; translation: MAGMKEQQITEEKPLLLEQRGADADMECPEQLMPPGDWKEHDVETPYGMLHVVIRGAPKGNRPAILTYHDVGLNHKMCFNPFFNNEDMQEITKHFVICHVDAPGQHVGASQFPQGYQYPTMDQLAGMLPTVVQHFGFKSIVGIGVGAGAYILAKFALLFPDMVEGLVLLNIDPNGKGWIDWAASKLSGLTSTIPDTVLPHLFSQDEMVNNTELVQSYRQQITNSINHQNLQLFWNLYNSRRDLEMNRGGTTINAKTLKCPVMLVVGDNAPAEEGVVECNSKLDPTNTTFLKMADSGGLPQLTQPGKLTEAFKYFLQGMGYIANVKDRRLSGGPVPSASMTRLARSRTASLTSAGSVEGSRSRACTNSDSGEGVGAVSQTMEVSC
- the ndrg4 gene encoding protein NDRG4 isoform X5: MPECWDGEHDVETPYGMLHVVIRGAPKGNRPAILTYHDVGLNHKMCFNPFFNNEDMQEITKHFVICHVDAPGQHVGASQFPQGYQYPTMDQLAGMLPTVVQHFGFKSIVGIGVGAGAYILAKFALLFPDMVEGLVLLNIDPNGKGWIDWAASKLSGLTSTIPDTVLPHLFSQDEMVNNTELVQSYRQQITNSINHQNLQLFWNLYNSRRDLEMNRGGTTINAKTLKCPVMLVVGDNAPAEEGVVECNSKLDPTNTTFLKMADSGGLPQLTQPGKLTEAFKYFLQGMGYIANVKDRRLSGGPVPSASMTRLARSRTASLTSAGSVEGSRSRACTNSDSGEGVGAVSQTMEVSC